One genomic segment of Panicum virgatum strain AP13 chromosome 2N, P.virgatum_v5, whole genome shotgun sequence includes these proteins:
- the LOC120659121 gene encoding BTB/POZ and MATH domain-containing protein 2-like has translation MSAPIPKPPPQPSVQQAAAPAGASSRAPPPALRPSISMSGLPADLGRLLETKQGADVDFEVCGKVFAAHKLVLAARSSVFMEDFFGPAKEKATGSSHIRICDMHPDAFEALLHYLYTDSLPATVTNAREEAAVIAQDLIVAADQYNLKDLKPVTENKLCEHSFSASTVLPMLVVAEHHQCWKLKDKCLEFIAAGRNTRAVMATDDVERLARRCPAVVKEVLAKILDAREATPSNPLMVSVDVSYIYALIFMVPLGLCVLLLHVLFR, from the coding sequence gcggcgccggcgggagcaTCAAGCAGGGCGCCTCCACCGGCGCTGCGCCCCTCCATCTCCATGTCCGGCCTGCCCGCGGATCTCGGCCGCCTCCTCGAGACCAAGCAGGGCGCGGACGTGGACTTCGAGGTGTGCGGCAAGGTGTTCGCCGCGCACAAGCTCGTGCTCGCCGCCCGGTCGTCAGTCTTCATGGAGGATTTCTTCGGCCCAGCCAAGGAGAAGGCCACCGGCAGCAGCCACATCCGCATCTGCGACATGCACCCCGACGCATTCGAGGCCCTGCTGCATTACCTGTACACCGACTCGCTGCCTGCGACGGTGACGAACGCGAGGGAAGAGGCCGCCGTGATAGCCCAGGATTTGATCGTGGCGGCTGACCAGTACAATCTCAAGGACCTGAAGCCAGTCACTGAGAACAAGCTGTGCGAGCACAGCTTCAGCGCAAGCACGGTGCTGCCGATGCTGGTGGTAGCCGAGCACCACCAGTGCTGGAAGCTCAAGGACAAGTGCCTGGAGTTCATCGCTGCTGGGAGGAACACGAGAGCGGTCATGGCGACGGATGACGTCGAGCGTCTGGCGAGGCGTTGCCCCGCTGTTGTCAAGGAAGTGCTCGCCAAGATTCTGGACGCAAGGGAGGCGACGCCAAGCAACCCTCTGATGGTCAGCGTAGATGTCTCCTACATTTATGCCTTGATTTTCATGGTGCCCTTGGGCTTATGTGTTCTGCTTCTTCATGTGTTATTCCGTTAA